The Acanthochromis polyacanthus isolate Apoly-LR-REF ecotype Palm Island chromosome 17, KAUST_Apoly_ChrSc, whole genome shotgun sequence genome has a window encoding:
- the LOC127530642 gene encoding LOW QUALITY PROTEIN: solute carrier family 22 member 6-like (The sequence of the model RefSeq protein was modified relative to this genomic sequence to represent the inferred CDS: inserted 3 bases in 3 codons; deleted 1 base in 1 codon) yields the protein MNPQDAFAYYGLAMDLQKFGVNIYLIQIIFGAVDIPAKVVITMSMSFIGRRPSQSGALIIAGVTVLINLLVPHDKKTIRTCLAVVGKGCLAASFNCCXLYSGELYPTIIRQNGXGWVSMMARAGAMVAPMVLLLGDTITWLPGLIYGGAPILSGVAAIFLPETLGSPLPDTIQDVEERESGRNSKCXPKEVIILQDTQANLLKQAA from the exons ATGAATCCTCAAGATG CTTTTGCCTACTATGGCCTTGCTATGGAtctgcaaaagtttggggtgaACATCTACCTAATACAAATCATCTTTGGA GCAGTTGACATCCCTGCTAAAGTGGTCATAACAATGTCGATGAGCTTCATTGGACGCCGGCCATCACAATCTGGTGCTCTCATCATCGCTGGAGTCACTGTTTTGATCAACCTCCTGGTGCCTCAT GACAAAAAGACCATACGCACCTGTCTGGCTGTAGTGGGTAAAGGTTGTCTCGCTGCGTCCTTCAACTGCT TACTTTACTCTGGAGAACTGTACCCAACCATCATTCG TCAGAATG ATGGATGGGTGTCCATGATGGCCCGTGCAGGAGCCATGGTGGCCCCTATGGTGCTCCTCCTGGGGGACACCATTACTTGGCTTCCAGGTTTAATCTATGGAGGAGCTCCAATCCTGTCCGGGGTGGCTGCAATATTTCTCCCAGAAACACTTGGCTCACCCCTTCCTGACACAATACAAGATGTGGAGGAGAG GGAATCTGGGAGAAACTCCAAAT CACCAAAGGAAGTGATAATCTTGCAAGACACCCAGGCAAATCTCCTAAAGCAGGCTGCCTGA